Within the Sus scrofa isolate TJ Tabasco breed Duroc unplaced genomic scaffold, Sscrofa11.1 Contig1559, whole genome shotgun sequence genome, the region TTTGGGttgccatgaaaagcaaaaaaaaaaaagaaaagaagaaagaaatattttggataaaaaaaaaaaataaacattgtctCTGTTTCTTTGCCACAACCTTAACTGAAATTGTgccacataaagaaaaatattaaaaattcaatagcaaaaaagggAAATGTTTCTAAATGCTTAAATAAAGTGTAAATGCATTATAAAGAATACCTGATGTGTGAGACATTTTCAGCAGTCATAGATGCTAAGGATCCCCGTAATCATATAATGTTGTTATTTCATATTTAACAGAATTCTGAACCAGTccgtttatttctgtttttcttccttctttgttgaATCCAAGACCTACAACAGCaactgaaaaatactttgaaaatatgctgagctcaataaatacttggaataaatgataaagaaagCAAGTCATggctaagaaagaaagaataggtaGGTATGGAGACCTATGATATTACAATGGTAAAAGGATGAAAATTACTAACTTTTTCCTTCATCCTGCTGACTGATTATTAAACAAATCAACTAGGAGAGTGAACATGGATAGGATTTGGTTCAAGATGAGGGTAACTTCCAAACTTTGATTTTAGAATAGCAAAATCTATCTCTCTAACTCACGAGAGCTTGTTAAGAGTAAGAGAAAGATTCAGATTCTATGTGAAGATCTGATGATGACCTTGCCTTCTTTTTTCAGGCATGACCTTCATTGTTCCTGTGCAGGACAACAGCATGTCTGTCAAACGCTTTGCCTTTGCCAGATTCTCTGAGGTCACTGAACAGTGTTTCCTTTTTTACCCTATTGCTCATGTTCTTAGCATCATGACGGGCAATGCTCTCATAACCACTGCCATCTGGACCAACCCGGTCTCCACCCCATGTACTTCCTGCCACCTTCTTCTTGGAGATGGCACACGTGCTTGCACAATGCTGCAGAGCTGTGGGGGGGAATCTCGGGAGGGGTGCCACACagatgtttttttcatttttatcgtAGTTGTTTTTGCCGCCATGGCTTTTGACCGCTATATGGCCATATGCTCCCCACTTCACTATGCAACACGAATGAGTCGTGGAGTGTGTGTCCATCTGGCAATGGTTTCTTGGGAGTGGGATGCATGGTAGCCTTGGGCGAGACCAACTATATTTTCTCCCTGGACTTCTGTGGCCCCTGTGAAAtagaccacttcttctgtgacctcccGCCTATCCTGGCACTTGCCTGTGGGGATACCTCCCATAATGAGGCTGCAGTCTTTGCTGTGACCATCCTTTGCATTTCTAGCCAATTTTTACTCATCATTGCTTCTTATGGCAGAATTCTAGCTGCCGTGCTCAGCATGCCCTCACCTGAGGGTCGCCAAAAAGCTCtttccacctgttcttcccacttaCTTGTAGCAGCCACTCTCTATGGCTCAGCATCTGTCACCTACTTGAGACCCAAGGCTAGCCATTCACCAGGAATAGATAAACTCCGAGCCCTCTTCTATACCGTGGTGACATCCACgctcaaccccatcatctacagtTTACGGAACAAGGAAGTCAAGGCAGCCCTTACGAGAActgtaggaaagaaaaaagtattggcTCATAGGTAGAAACCAGAGGACCACAAAAATTGCTCTTTGAAAAAGATGTAGAGTCAGCCTAagaggaatgagagagagagagaaagaaagaaagaaagaaaagaaagaaagaaagaaagaaagaaagaaagaaagaaagaaagaaagaaagagaaagaaagaaagaaagaaagaaagagaaaaggatagagggagagagggaggcagggacggagggagggaggaaggaaggaaggaaggaaggaaggaagcaaggaaggaaggaaggaaggaaggtagggagaaagagggagggaggaaggaaagaaggacagaaggaatgaaggaaggaaggagggaaagaagaaagaaaggaagaactgtACTTGTCAATCTCTTTTGTAAGAACCTTCTTGAATAACAGTGATTGTTATTTTGGAGATCCCTCTGTACTCACAGTTA harbors:
- the LOC110258209 gene encoding LOW QUALITY PROTEIN: olfactory receptor 10C1-like (The sequence of the model RefSeq protein was modified relative to this genomic sequence to represent the inferred CDS: inserted 1 base in 1 codon), whose protein sequence is MTFIVPVQDNSMSVKRFAFARFSEVTEQCFLFYPIAHVLSIMTGNALITTAIWTNPVSTPCTSCHLLLGDGTRACTMLQSCGGESREGCHTDVFFIFIVVVFAAMAFDRYMAICSPLHYATRMSRGVCVHLAMVSWXVGCMVALGETNYIFSLDFCGPCEIDHFFCDLPPILALACGDTSHNEAAVFAVTILCISSQFLLIIASYGRILAAVLSMPSPEGRQKALSTCSSHLLVAATLYGSASVTYLRPKASHSPGIDKLRALFYTVVTSTLNPIIYSLRNKEVKAALTRTVGKKKVLAHR